A window of the Pseudomonas fluorescens genome harbors these coding sequences:
- a CDS encoding response regulator, translated as MTCNLLLVDDHSLIRAGVRALVLDIPGYAVIGEANDGSQLLEMVELLSPDIVLLDISMKETGGLEALQRLRRVRPHAKVLILSMHTDPALIMQALESGAHGYLLKDTTATELEHALEALRNNERYLSPAIAHTVINQALTRNLKQQPEVTESHNLTARQLEILRLIVRGKSTREIANGLGLSIKTVETHRSQIMKRLQIYDVAGLVLFAVREQIISLDD; from the coding sequence TTGACTTGTAACTTACTTCTGGTGGATGACCACTCGCTGATCAGGGCCGGCGTACGCGCCCTGGTGCTGGATATTCCCGGTTATGCGGTTATCGGCGAGGCCAATGACGGCTCGCAGTTGCTCGAGATGGTCGAGCTGCTGTCGCCCGATATCGTATTGCTGGATATTTCCATGAAAGAAACCGGCGGTCTGGAAGCCCTGCAGCGGCTCAGACGCGTACGCCCGCATGCCAAAGTGCTGATTCTGTCGATGCACACCGACCCCGCACTGATCATGCAGGCACTGGAGTCAGGCGCTCACGGTTACCTGCTCAAGGACACCACGGCCACCGAGCTCGAACATGCACTGGAAGCACTGCGCAACAACGAGCGCTACTTGAGCCCAGCCATCGCCCACACCGTGATCAATCAGGCGCTGACCCGCAATCTGAAGCAGCAACCGGAAGTTACCGAGTCGCATAACCTGACAGCACGCCAACTGGAAATCCTGCGCCTGATCGTACGCGGCAAGTCCACGCGGGAAATCGCCAATGGTCTGGGCTTGAGTATCAAGACGGTCGAAACCCACCGTTCGCAGATCATGAAACGCCTGCAGATCTACGATGTGGCGGGCCTGGTGTTGTTTGCCGTGCGGGAACAGATCATCAGTCTGGACGACTGA